A genomic region of Methanothermobacter thermautotrophicus str. Delta H contains the following coding sequences:
- the fwdD gene encoding tungsten-dependent formylmethanofuran dehydrogenase subunit FwdD — MRVILNTGRTIWQGQAIESGKDLKMYVDAAAIIQMNPDMMKQLGISEGDNVKVISEYGDVVVKAVEAKEPLPEGMVYIPMGPWANRVIRPDTDSTATPSFKNIPVEIIPTDEEVPDMPTLMKVYGKVGQI; from the coding sequence ATGAGAGTCATACTAAACACAGGAAGGACCATCTGGCAGGGACAGGCTATAGAGTCCGGTAAGGACCTTAAGATGTACGTCGATGCAGCTGCCATAATTCAGATGAACCCTGACATGATGAAGCAGCTCGGAATAAGCGAAGGAGACAACGTGAAGGTCATCTCAGAATATGGGGATGTCGTTGTAAAGGCTGTTGAAGCTAAGGAGCCACTCCCAGAGGGAATGGTTTACATACCAATGGGGCCCTGGGCCAACAGGGTTATAAGGCCAGATACTGATTCAACAGCAACACCCAGCTTTAAGAACATACCGGTGGAGATCATACCCACCGATGAAGAGGTTCCTGACATGCCAACCCTCATGAAGGTCTACGGTAAGGTAGGTCAGATCTAA
- a CDS encoding formylmethanofuran dehydrogenase subunit B, with protein MMEYVKNVVCPFCGTLCDDIICKVEGNEIVGTINACRIGHSKFVHAEGAMRYTKPLIRKNGEFVEVSYDEAIDKAAKILAESKRPLMYGWSCTECEAQAVGVELAEEAGAVIDNTASVCHGPSVLALQDVGYPICTFGEVKNRADVVVYLGCNPMHAHPRHMSRNVFARGFFRERGRSDRTLIVVDPRKTDSAKLADIHLQLDFDHDYELLDAMRSCLLGHEILYDEVAGVPREQIEEAVEVLKNAQFGILFFGMGITHSRGKHRNIDTAIMMVQDLNDYAKWTLIPMRGHYNVTGFNQVCTWESGYPFCVDFSEGEPRYNPGETGANDLLQNREADSMMVIASDPGAHFPQRALERMAEIPVIAIEPHRTPTTEMADIIIPPAIVGMEAEGTAYRMEGVPIRMKKVVDTDLLSDREILEKLLEKVREYKASK; from the coding sequence ATCATGGAATATGTGAAAAATGTGGTCTGCCCCTTCTGCGGAACCCTCTGTGACGACATCATATGTAAGGTTGAGGGCAACGAGATCGTTGGAACCATCAACGCATGCAGGATAGGTCACAGTAAGTTCGTGCATGCAGAGGGTGCAATGAGGTACACCAAACCACTCATAAGAAAGAACGGAGAATTCGTCGAGGTTAGTTACGACGAGGCCATAGACAAGGCAGCAAAGATTCTTGCAGAATCAAAAAGACCATTAATGTATGGTTGGAGCTGTACCGAGTGCGAGGCACAGGCCGTCGGGGTTGAACTTGCAGAGGAGGCCGGTGCAGTAATCGACAACACAGCATCAGTATGCCATGGACCATCAGTCCTCGCCCTCCAGGACGTGGGTTACCCAATCTGTACCTTCGGTGAGGTCAAAAACAGGGCAGATGTTGTGGTATACTTGGGATGCAACCCGATGCACGCCCACCCCAGGCACATGTCAAGGAACGTCTTCGCCCGCGGATTCTTCAGGGAAAGGGGAAGATCAGACAGGACACTCATAGTGGTGGATCCAAGGAAAACTGACAGTGCAAAGCTTGCAGACATACACCTGCAGCTCGACTTTGACCATGACTATGAACTCCTCGATGCAATGAGGTCATGCCTGCTTGGACATGAGATACTCTACGATGAGGTGGCAGGTGTTCCAAGGGAACAGATCGAGGAGGCAGTTGAGGTACTCAAAAACGCACAGTTCGGTATACTCTTCTTCGGTATGGGTATAACCCACAGCAGGGGTAAGCACAGGAACATCGACACAGCCATTATGATGGTGCAGGACCTCAACGACTACGCCAAGTGGACACTCATACCCATGAGGGGTCACTACAACGTTACAGGGTTCAACCAGGTCTGCACCTGGGAGAGCGGATACCCCTTCTGTGTTGACTTCTCAGAGGGCGAACCCAGGTACAACCCTGGTGAGACAGGTGCAAACGACCTTCTCCAGAACAGGGAAGCTGACTCCATGATGGTGATAGCCTCTGACCCGGGAGCCCACTTCCCGCAGAGGGCCCTTGAGAGGATGGCTGAAATCCCTGTGATTGCCATTGAACCCCACAGGACCCCAACAACCGAGATGGCTGATATCATAATTCCACCGGCCATCGTGGGTATGGAGGCAGAGGGTACCGCCTACCGTATGGAGGGTGTCCCTATAAGGATGAAGAAGGTCGTTGACACAGACCTCCTCTCAGACAGGGAGATCCTCGAGAAACTTCTTGAGAAGGTAAGGGAGTATAAGGCCTCTAAGTAG
- the fwdA gene encoding tungsten-dependent formylmethanofuran dehydrogenase subunit FwdA, protein MEYIIKNGFVYCPLNNVDGEKMDICVKDGKIVESVSDSAKVIDASGKMVMPGGVDPHSHIAGAKVNVGRMYRPEDSRRDAEKFRAGRAGSGFSVPSTFMTGYRYAQMGYTTAMEAAMPPLLARHTHEEFHDTPIIDHAAYPLFGNNWFVMEYLKDGDVDACAAYASWLLRATKGYAIKIVNPAGTEAWGWGGNVHGIYDPAPYFDITPAEIIKGLAEVNEKLQLPHSIHLHCNDLGHPGNYETTLASFDVPKNIKPDPATGERDTVLYATHVQFHSYGGTTWRDFVSEAPKVADYVNRNDHVVIDVGQITLDETTTMTADGPMEYDLHSLNGLKWANCDVELETGSGVVPFIYSARAPVPAVQWAIGMELFLLIDDPGKVCLTTDSPNAGPFTRYPRVIAWLMSNKYRMNLIEGELHKWAQRKSTIATIDREYTFSEIAQITRVTSAKVLGLSETKGHLGAGADADIAVYNINPETVDPSADYMAIEEGFSRAAYVLKDGEIVVKDGEVVASPHGRTYWIDTQVDESLYNEVLASVESKFKQYYSVNFANYPVQDEYLPKSAPVKGVML, encoded by the coding sequence ATGGAATACATAATCAAAAACGGATTTGTTTACTGTCCTCTTAACAACGTCGATGGAGAAAAGATGGACATCTGCGTCAAGGATGGTAAAATAGTTGAAAGCGTCAGTGACAGCGCAAAGGTCATTGATGCATCTGGAAAAATGGTGATGCCAGGAGGTGTCGACCCTCACTCCCACATAGCCGGTGCAAAGGTCAACGTGGGAAGGATGTACAGGCCAGAGGACAGCCGCAGGGACGCTGAAAAATTCAGGGCCGGAAGGGCCGGAAGCGGTTTCTCAGTACCATCAACCTTCATGACAGGTTACAGGTACGCCCAGATGGGTTACACCACAGCAATGGAGGCAGCCATGCCACCACTGCTTGCAAGGCACACCCATGAGGAATTCCACGACACACCGATAATAGACCACGCAGCATACCCACTGTTCGGTAACAACTGGTTCGTGATGGAGTACCTGAAGGATGGCGACGTGGATGCCTGTGCAGCCTACGCATCATGGCTCCTCAGGGCCACCAAAGGTTACGCAATAAAGATAGTTAACCCTGCCGGTACAGAGGCATGGGGATGGGGTGGAAACGTCCACGGAATCTATGACCCCGCACCCTACTTTGACATAACGCCCGCAGAGATCATAAAGGGACTCGCAGAGGTCAACGAGAAACTCCAGCTACCACACTCAATACACCTCCACTGTAACGACCTTGGACACCCTGGAAACTACGAGACAACCCTGGCATCCTTTGACGTGCCAAAGAACATAAAACCAGACCCTGCAACCGGTGAAAGGGACACAGTACTCTATGCAACCCATGTCCAGTTCCACAGCTACGGTGGAACAACCTGGAGGGACTTCGTATCAGAGGCACCAAAGGTTGCTGACTATGTAAACAGGAACGACCATGTTGTGATAGACGTTGGTCAGATAACCCTGGATGAGACAACCACCATGACCGCAGACGGTCCAATGGAATACGACCTCCACTCACTCAACGGCCTCAAATGGGCAAACTGTGACGTGGAACTCGAAACAGGTTCAGGTGTCGTACCATTCATATACTCTGCAAGGGCACCGGTCCCAGCGGTCCAGTGGGCAATCGGAATGGAACTCTTCCTCCTCATAGACGACCCCGGCAAGGTGTGCCTCACAACAGACAGTCCAAATGCAGGGCCATTCACACGGTACCCCAGGGTCATCGCATGGCTCATGAGCAACAAGTACAGGATGAACCTCATTGAGGGAGAACTGCACAAGTGGGCCCAGAGGAAGAGTACAATAGCAACAATCGACAGGGAGTACACCTTCTCAGAGATAGCACAGATCACAAGGGTAACATCTGCAAAGGTCCTGGGTCTCAGCGAAACCAAGGGACACCTCGGCGCAGGTGCAGATGCAGATATAGCAGTCTACAACATCAACCCTGAAACAGTCGATCCATCAGCAGATTACATGGCCATTGAGGAAGGATTCTCAAGGGCAGCATACGTCCTCAAGGACGGAGAAATAGTTGTTAAGGACGGAGAAGTTGTGGCCTCACCACACGGAAGGACCTACTGGATTGACACCCAGGTGGATGAGTCCCTCTACAACGAGGTTCTCGCCAGTGTTGAGAGCAAATTCAAACAGTACTACTCTGTCAACTTTGCAAACTACCCTGTGCAGGACGAGTACCTGCCAAAATCTGCTCCAGTTAAAGGGGTGATGTTATGA
- the mobB gene encoding molybdopterin-guanine dinucleotide biosynthesis protein B — MKIIGVTGTKDTGKTTLVEKIVEKLTGEGYRVATLKHTHTGFDFPGKDTDKHRRAGAEIVAGSGRETFFLLEREMDLEEIAGTLEILDDLDFLIVEGFKEMEYASISTSTPGEFTVKVVDPFSLEDVDELIDLIKKRSYGLLQNLNCKKCGFSSCREFREAKIRGEADDIDCRSQPERVLLRIDGKPVPLNPFVQEFISKTVRGMIDALETESLKNGRVDLIIK; from the coding sequence ATGAAGATCATTGGCGTTACCGGTACAAAGGACACCGGAAAGACCACCCTTGTGGAGAAAATCGTGGAGAAACTCACCGGGGAGGGCTACAGGGTCGCTACACTTAAACATACCCATACCGGCTTTGATTTCCCTGGAAAGGATACTGATAAGCACAGGAGGGCCGGTGCAGAGATCGTTGCCGGGAGTGGTAGGGAAACCTTCTTCCTCCTTGAAAGGGAGATGGATCTTGAGGAGATAGCTGGCACCCTTGAGATCCTTGATGACCTGGACTTCCTCATAGTTGAGGGCTTCAAGGAGATGGAGTATGCCAGCATATCAACCTCCACCCCCGGAGAATTCACAGTGAAGGTTGTTGATCCATTCTCACTGGAGGATGTGGATGAGCTCATCGATCTCATAAAAAAGAGGAGTTACGGGCTGTTGCAGAACCTCAACTGCAAAAAATGCGGGTTCAGTTCATGCAGAGAGTTCAGAGAGGCCAAGATCCGTGGCGAGGCTGATGATATCGACTGCAGGAGTCAGCCGGAGAGGGTTCTCCTGAGGATCGATGGAAAACCTGTCCCCCTGAACCCCTTCGTCCAGGAGTTCATATCAAAGACAGTTAGGGGTATGATTGATGCCCTCGAAACAGAAAGCCTTAAGAATGGAAGGGTTGATCTCATCATAAAATAG
- the fdhF gene encoding formate dehydrogenase subunit alpha yields the protein MKGTVKFRIDGRELEAEPGMTVLEAALANDIYIPHLCFREGIEPFGGCRLCLVENTDGRLVTACETPVEDGAEFISESERINNIRRTVVSLLISEHSRDCLSCPSSGDCSLQEVSSYLNLTEDDLSRLRQDLPESEPDESNPFFIRNHDKCILCGLCVRVCRATGAEAIDFAYRGHDTRISTFMDRAITESSCVSCGECVEVCPVGALVSREEKPFTEVKTVCPYCGAGCGIYLGVRGDRVVSSRGDPDNPVNRGKLCVKGRFALKFVNSPERLKKPLIKVDGRFVEVEWDEALSTVAERLSEYSGEEFAAVASAKCTNEENYILQKFTRAVMLSGNIDHCARLCHAPSVRSLSMTLGSGAMTNSIAELEDSACILAVGTNPTETHPLTAYSVIRAIRSGAKLVVIDPRRTRISELADIHLQNRPGSDIPLIMAMCRFIIEEGLHDTEFIESRTENFDEFRDAVMALDLEEVESLTGVGVEDMRRAAITYASKKPASIIYSMGITQHAHGTDNVIALSNLALLTGNLGKPSAGINPLRGQNNVQGACDMGALPDLLPGYQTLDDSFRFSDKWGSTIPGPGMTLPEMFDAALEGRLRAMYIMGENPLLSEPETEKTRKALESLDFLVVQDIFMTETAELADVVLPACAWAEKDGTFTNTERRVQLIRKALDAPGEARTDWEIICMLAEKMGAEGFDYASSSEIFKEIAALVPSYAGISHERLQDGGIQWPCTSYEHGGTQYLHSERFSTPTGRASFLLPGYHVGEVSEEYPMVLVTGRNLYQYHTRSMTGRVPELDSFSDREELLINPLDAAKLGVEDGGTVLVKSEGGSLEVRARVSGDVMEGVVFMTFHFAETPANVLTGGDRDPVSGMPELKFTPVSIRPVE from the coding sequence ATGAAGGGGACTGTTAAATTTAGAATAGATGGAAGGGAACTTGAGGCTGAACCTGGAATGACCGTCCTTGAGGCGGCCCTTGCAAATGACATATACATCCCTCACCTCTGCTTCAGGGAGGGTATCGAACCCTTTGGGGGATGCAGGCTGTGTCTGGTGGAGAACACTGATGGACGCCTTGTAACGGCCTGTGAAACTCCTGTAGAGGATGGCGCGGAATTCATATCTGAATCAGAGAGGATAAATAATATCCGGAGGACCGTGGTATCCCTCCTGATATCAGAGCACAGCAGGGATTGCCTTTCATGCCCCTCGTCAGGGGACTGCAGTCTCCAGGAGGTCTCATCCTATCTTAATCTGACAGAGGATGACCTTTCGAGACTCAGACAGGATCTGCCTGAATCAGAACCAGATGAATCAAACCCCTTTTTCATTAGAAACCATGATAAGTGCATTCTTTGCGGTTTATGCGTAAGGGTCTGTCGTGCTACTGGTGCAGAGGCCATAGACTTCGCCTACAGGGGACATGACACAAGGATATCCACCTTCATGGACAGGGCCATCACTGAATCGAGCTGTGTATCCTGCGGGGAATGTGTGGAGGTCTGCCCTGTGGGGGCCCTTGTTTCACGGGAAGAGAAACCCTTCACAGAGGTGAAGACGGTATGCCCATACTGTGGTGCTGGCTGCGGCATCTACCTCGGTGTGAGGGGGGACAGGGTTGTTAGTTCAAGGGGTGACCCTGATAATCCCGTTAACAGGGGTAAACTATGTGTTAAGGGCAGATTTGCATTGAAGTTTGTAAACAGCCCTGAAAGACTTAAAAAGCCACTCATAAAGGTTGATGGTAGATTCGTTGAGGTTGAATGGGATGAGGCATTATCCACCGTGGCCGAGAGGCTATCAGAATATAGTGGTGAGGAGTTTGCTGCAGTTGCATCTGCAAAGTGCACCAATGAGGAGAACTACATCCTCCAGAAGTTTACAAGGGCTGTGATGTTATCCGGTAACATCGACCACTGCGCAAGGCTCTGCCATGCACCCTCCGTAAGGAGCCTCAGCATGACGCTGGGTAGCGGTGCAATGACAAACTCAATAGCTGAACTTGAGGATTCAGCATGCATCCTGGCGGTGGGGACCAACCCCACCGAGACACACCCCCTAACGGCCTACAGTGTAATCAGGGCCATCAGGTCAGGTGCAAAGCTGGTGGTCATTGACCCGAGGAGGACGAGGATCTCGGAGCTTGCAGACATCCACCTCCAGAACCGGCCTGGCTCTGACATCCCACTGATCATGGCCATGTGTCGCTTCATCATTGAGGAGGGCCTCCATGACACAGAATTCATTGAGTCAAGGACAGAGAACTTTGATGAATTCAGGGATGCAGTCATGGCACTGGACCTTGAGGAGGTTGAAAGCCTCACCGGTGTTGGGGTAGAGGATATGAGGAGGGCTGCAATCACCTACGCCTCAAAAAAGCCGGCATCCATCATATACTCAATGGGTATCACCCAGCACGCTCACGGTACTGACAATGTAATCGCACTTAGCAACCTCGCCCTCCTCACAGGGAACCTCGGGAAACCATCGGCAGGTATAAATCCCCTCAGGGGCCAGAACAACGTCCAGGGGGCCTGTGATATGGGGGCGCTCCCGGACCTTCTACCTGGCTACCAGACCCTTGACGACTCCTTCAGATTCTCTGATAAATGGGGTTCAACCATACCGGGGCCCGGAATGACGCTACCCGAGATGTTTGACGCAGCCCTTGAGGGACGTTTGAGGGCCATGTACATAATGGGCGAGAATCCCCTCCTGAGCGAACCTGAAACTGAGAAGACCCGGAAGGCACTTGAAAGTCTTGATTTTCTTGTTGTCCAGGACATATTCATGACCGAGACTGCTGAACTCGCTGATGTGGTCCTTCCGGCATGTGCATGGGCAGAGAAGGATGGGACATTCACCAACACCGAGAGGAGGGTTCAGCTGATCAGGAAGGCCCTGGATGCCCCTGGAGAAGCAAGGACTGACTGGGAGATAATCTGCATGCTGGCAGAGAAGATGGGGGCTGAGGGCTTTGATTATGCTTCATCATCGGAGATATTCAAGGAGATAGCAGCACTCGTGCCATCATATGCCGGCATATCACATGAGCGGCTTCAGGATGGTGGTATACAGTGGCCCTGCACATCTTATGAGCATGGGGGCACACAGTACCTGCATTCTGAGAGATTCTCAACACCCACAGGGAGGGCGTCATTTTTACTGCCAGGGTATCATGTAGGGGAGGTATCAGAGGAGTATCCGATGGTCCTTGTAACCGGCCGCAATCTCTACCAGTACCATACAAGATCCATGACAGGGCGCGTGCCAGAACTTGATTCATTCTCTGACAGGGAGGAACTTCTCATTAACCCTCTGGATGCAGCAAAACTCGGAGTTGAGGATGGCGGCACGGTCCTCGTGAAATCAGAGGGGGGCTCTCTGGAGGTGAGGGCAAGGGTTTCAGGGGATGTCATGGAGGGTGTTGTCTTCATGACATTCCACTTTGCAGAGACCCCGGCGAATGTCCTCACAGGGGGAGATCGTGACCCGGTATCAGGGATGCCTGAACTGAAATTCACACCCGTCAGCATAAGACCTGTGGAGTAA
- the moaA gene encoding GTP 3',8-cyclase MoaA, giving the protein MHVQDRHGRPVMSLRLSITGRCNVNCIYCHRDGMTSSRGELSAADIEKLCRVASDLGVGKIRLSGGEPLIRDDIVEIVERINNIGFRDISITTNGTLLEGYSAALSEAGLDRVNVSFDTLNPETYRFITRKDYLERVKSGITSAVDVGLDPVKINMVILRGVNHHEVWDMFEFCREKGAVLQIIELLKTESCHDDAVERYHCDITPIEAELAEMADRIRTRKFMQDRKKYYIDGGEIEVVRPMDNTRFCANCTRLRVTPDGKLKPCLLRNDNLVDTRDALRENDTGRLRELFFEAIRRRSPYYTP; this is encoded by the coding sequence ATGCATGTCCAGGACAGACACGGAAGACCGGTTATGTCACTGCGGCTATCCATAACAGGTCGCTGCAACGTTAACTGTATCTACTGCCACAGGGACGGAATGACCTCATCCAGGGGAGAGCTGTCGGCTGCAGATATAGAGAAGCTCTGCAGGGTTGCCTCCGACCTGGGTGTGGGGAAGATACGTCTCTCAGGTGGAGAGCCCCTCATAAGGGATGATATAGTTGAAATAGTTGAGAGGATAAACAACATCGGATTCCGGGACATATCCATAACAACCAACGGCACCCTCCTTGAAGGGTACAGTGCGGCTCTGAGCGAAGCTGGACTTGACAGGGTCAACGTGAGCTTTGACACCCTCAACCCCGAGACCTACCGCTTCATAACCCGGAAGGATTACCTTGAAAGGGTTAAGTCAGGTATAACCAGTGCCGTTGATGTGGGACTTGATCCTGTCAAGATAAACATGGTGATCCTCAGGGGTGTGAACCACCACGAGGTATGGGACATGTTTGAATTCTGCCGCGAGAAGGGCGCGGTGCTCCAGATAATTGAACTCCTCAAAACAGAAAGCTGCCATGATGACGCCGTCGAAAGATACCACTGCGACATCACCCCCATCGAGGCGGAACTTGCAGAGATGGCAGACCGGATCAGAACCAGAAAATTCATGCAGGACCGCAAGAAGTACTATATAGATGGCGGGGAAATCGAGGTTGTGAGGCCCATGGACAACACAAGGTTCTGTGCAAACTGCACAAGGCTAAGGGTAACCCCTGATGGGAAGCTGAAACCCTGCCTCCTCAGAAACGACAACCTCGTGGATACCAGGGACGCCCTGAGGGAAAACGACACTGGCAGACTTCGTGAACTATTCTTTGAGGCCATAAGAAGGAGATCCCCCTACTACACTCCATGA
- the fwdC gene encoding tungsten-dependent formylmethanofuran dehydrogenase subunit FwdC, which translates to MSEIILTPKEQPEVPLEAPNIKPDVFAGKSIDEIRNIQIMHGNEVVKLGDFFEVSGEPADSAADIKIIIDGDVYNTKRIGQDMTAGEILVKGNVNMYVGAGMKGGKITVEGNAKSWAGQDMRGGELEIFGDAGDYVGSSYRGDWRGMSGGVITVHGNAGNEIGEYMNGGKIIIKGDVNIMPGIHMNNGLIIIEGNAVARVGGEMAGGTIVVKGMIEEFLPGFKYLGVEKDIEVNGETFPGAYYKFEGDHAIKGAKGMVYAAVGCNGHIEP; encoded by the coding sequence ATGAGTGAAATAATACTAACTCCAAAGGAACAGCCCGAAGTGCCACTGGAGGCACCAAACATCAAACCTGATGTCTTCGCAGGAAAGTCAATAGATGAGATCAGGAACATCCAGATAATGCACGGTAACGAGGTAGTTAAGCTTGGAGACTTCTTCGAGGTCAGCGGTGAACCAGCAGACTCAGCAGCCGACATAAAAATCATAATCGACGGCGATGTCTACAACACCAAGAGGATAGGCCAGGATATGACCGCCGGTGAAATCCTGGTGAAGGGTAACGTGAACATGTACGTCGGCGCAGGTATGAAGGGCGGTAAGATCACAGTGGAAGGCAACGCAAAATCCTGGGCAGGACAGGACATGAGAGGAGGAGAACTCGAAATCTTCGGAGATGCGGGCGACTACGTCGGATCCTCCTACCGTGGTGACTGGAGAGGTATGAGCGGTGGAGTCATAACCGTACATGGAAACGCTGGAAACGAGATCGGAGAGTACATGAACGGCGGCAAAATCATCATCAAGGGTGATGTTAACATAATGCCTGGAATACACATGAACAACGGCCTCATAATAATTGAGGGCAACGCCGTTGCAAGGGTCGGCGGTGAAATGGCAGGCGGGACAATAGTCGTCAAGGGAATGATAGAGGAATTCCTCCCAGGATTCAAGTACCTCGGTGTTGAAAAGGACATAGAGGTTAACGGGGAAACCTTCCCTGGAGCATACTACAAGTTTGAAGGAGATCACGCAATTAAAGGAGCTAAGGGTATGGTCTATGCGGCTGTCGGATGCAACGGCCACATAGAACCCTAA
- the fwdF gene encoding tungsten-dependent formylmethanofuran dehydrogenase subunit FwdF: METTEVIEGKNITVERTGEENRKLIFQDCLCAVCGLCGEICPVNAIEVNPTGAMVRTEQDESKICIDENKCVLCGMCSSICPFQALDLQIDGTSIKELAEYPKIIKSAEIDDETCIQCKACETACPQDAITITRDLPERKDLITGEIEIDKETCIYCGMCEEMCPVDAIEIDHQVPTSSSPAVATDIRVDEDKCVHCGICKRICPVDAITQVCRICPYGEYEIKVPEVTGTSYIDPELCVNCGWCQEICPVDAATVTKPFEGELIIDEDTCQACETCVMACPCNVLSFPKPEKPGEKPAKLYKDERFCIYCGACERSCPVDAIEVKRSRINTTPIKSKAWKNAFESLLK, from the coding sequence ATGGAAACAACCGAAGTAATTGAAGGTAAGAACATTACCGTGGAGCGAACCGGTGAAGAAAACAGAAAGTTAATCTTCCAGGATTGCCTCTGCGCTGTTTGCGGACTCTGCGGTGAGATATGTCCTGTGAACGCCATTGAAGTCAACCCGACAGGCGCAATGGTGAGAACCGAACAGGACGAGTCAAAGATATGCATCGATGAGAACAAATGCGTCCTCTGCGGTATGTGCAGCTCAATCTGCCCATTCCAGGCACTGGACCTTCAGATTGACGGAACATCAATAAAGGAACTTGCAGAATACCCAAAAATCATCAAATCAGCTGAGATAGATGATGAAACATGTATACAGTGCAAGGCCTGTGAAACAGCATGTCCACAGGATGCCATAACCATAACAAGGGACCTGCCCGAAAGGAAGGACCTCATAACAGGTGAGATCGAGATAGACAAGGAAACCTGTATCTACTGTGGAATGTGTGAGGAGATGTGTCCGGTTGATGCGATAGAGATAGACCACCAGGTGCCGACCTCCTCAAGTCCAGCAGTCGCGACTGACATACGAGTCGATGAGGATAAATGTGTCCACTGCGGTATATGTAAGAGGATATGCCCTGTTGACGCCATAACTCAGGTCTGCAGGATATGCCCATACGGTGAATACGAGATCAAGGTCCCGGAGGTCACAGGAACCTCCTACATCGACCCTGAACTCTGTGTGAACTGTGGATGGTGCCAGGAGATATGCCCTGTTGACGCTGCAACGGTGACAAAGCCCTTCGAGGGAGAACTCATAATCGACGAGGACACCTGCCAGGCCTGTGAAACCTGTGTGATGGCATGCCCATGCAACGTTTTATCATTCCCTAAACCAGAAAAACCAGGTGAAAAACCAGCCAAGCTCTACAAGGACGAAAGGTTCTGCATATACTGCGGCGCATGTGAGAGGTCATGTCCCGTTGACGCAATAGAGGTTAAGAGGAGCAGGATAAATACCACTCCAATCAAATCAAAGGCCTGGAAGAACGCCTTTGAATCATTACTCAAATAA
- a CDS encoding 4Fe-4S binding protein encodes MAIGLKAYPELCHGCGNCVIACPVNALRSPEVAGGKGPTDDVEIIMIVEDGVVNIKNPDLCGKCGTCVESCPVDAIRLEELE; translated from the coding sequence ATGGCAATAGGACTTAAGGCATACCCTGAACTCTGCCATGGATGTGGAAACTGCGTGATCGCATGTCCAGTGAACGCCCTCAGAAGCCCCGAGGTTGCAGGTGGAAAGGGGCCAACAGATGATGTGGAGATCATCATGATAGTTGAGGACGGGGTTGTTAACATAAAGAACCCTGATCTCTGTGGAAAGTGCGGCACATGTGTTGAAAGCTGCCCTGTTGATGCAATCAGGCTGGAGGAATTAGAATGA
- a CDS encoding helix-turn-helix domain-containing protein, with product MPKHIVSGLKYIAAVNLTKQGHSQREIAKALNMNRSTVSHYLNGRNLSWRSIEVAKVITEMCPRDFLLLTHSLTQNTEMTRTIIRTCQKQKFQGKVRNSCIGCGLCVDTCLMKAISLRDLKAHIESEWCCGCLICVDMCPTDSIEIKEVELDGNNRSN from the coding sequence ATGCCGAAACATATAGTTTCTGGACTCAAATACATAGCAGCTGTAAATCTGACAAAGCAGGGCCATTCACAGAGAGAGATAGCTAAGGCTCTCAACATGAACAGATCAACTGTTTCTCACTACCTCAACGGCAGGAACCTCTCCTGGAGGTCAATAGAGGTTGCAAAGGTAATAACAGAGATGTGTCCAAGGGACTTCCTTCTTCTCACCCACTCCCTTACACAGAACACAGAGATGACAAGGACCATCATAAGGACATGCCAGAAGCAGAAATTCCAGGGAAAGGTCAGGAACTCATGTATTGGGTGCGGGCTATGTGTGGACACATGCCTTATGAAGGCCATAAGTTTAAGAGACCTCAAGGCACATATAGAATCCGAATGGTGCTGCGGGTGTCTCATCTGTGTTGATATGTGTCCAACTGATTCTATAGAAATAAAGGAGGTAGAACTTGATGGAAACAACCGAAGTAATTGA